TTCGGCATTTCCGAGGGCACGGCGGTGCGCATCTGCCTGGCGTCCGCGGGGCTGTGGTGGGGCGCGTTCTCGCTGATTCCGCTGCGGCGGCTGCGCGACCGCCGGGCGGCCGCGGAGGCACCCGCGGCGGCGGGCGGTGCCGCGCCGGTCCAGGGGTGGCGGCAATTGCGGGAGACGCTGCGCGGCATGCGCCGGCACCCGCTCACCCTCTCCTTCCTCCTGGCCTACCTCCTCTACAACGACGGCGTGCAAACGGTGATCACCCAGGCGTCCGTCTACGGCTCGGAGGAGCTGCGGCTGGACCAGAGCACGCTGATCACGGCGATCCTGCTGGTGCAGGTGCTCGCCGCGGCGGGTGCCCTGCTGATGGGCCGGCTCGCGCGGCGGTACGGTGCGCAGCGGACGATCCTGGGGTCGCTGGTGGCCTGGACGCTGACGCTGGCGGCCGGCTACTTCCTGCCCGCGAAGGCCCCCGTGTGGTTCTTCGCCCTGGCCGTCGGCATCGGCCTGGTGCTGGGCGGCAGCCAGGCGCTGTCCCGCTCGCTGTTCTCGCATCTGGTGCCGCGCGGCAAGGAGGCGGAGTACTTCTCCGCGTACGAGATGAGCGACCGGGGGGTGAGCTGGCTGGGGCCGCTGGTGTTCGGGGTGGCCTACCAGCTGACCGGGAGCTACCGGGACGCGATCGTGTCCCTGGTGGCATTCTTTGTGGTCGGTTTTGTCCTGCTGGCGCGGGTACCCGTGAGTCGGGCGATCGCGGCGGCCGGAAATCCCGTGCCTGACCGGATTTAGTCCCGGAGGGTGCGGGGCGGTAGTGTACGCCTTTGGCTCACCAGGCGGACCGTTACTGCGCGCTCAACGATGTAAGGCGCTGGGTGACATCTGCTGCCAGATGTGACAAACCGGGCGTCGGTGGGTACAACAAGGGGCGGCACGACGGGCGACGCACATGTCCCGATTACGGGAATCTTCACCGCCGACCGGACGTTGACCGGATGACGACGACAGCGACACCTGTCCTGTGGGCGACAAGCCCGGGAGGCACGATTCATGAGTGAGCGAGCTCTCCGCGGCACGCGACTCGTGGTGACCAGCTACGAGACCGACCGCGGCATCGACCTGGCCCCGCGCCAGGCGGTGGAGTACGCATGCCAGAACGGACATCGATTCGAGATGCCGTTCTCGGTTGAGGCCGAGATTCCGCCGGAGTGGGAGTGCAAGGTTTGCGGTGCACCCTCTCTTCTGGTGGATGGCGATGGCCCTGAGGAAAAGAAGGGTAAGCCCGCGCGTACGCACTGGGACATGCTCATGGAGCGACGCACCCGCGAGGAGCTCGAGGAGGTGCTGGCCGAACGGCTGGCCGTCCTGCGCTCCGGCACCATGAACATTGCCGTGCATCCGCGCGACACCAACCGCAAGTCCGCCTGACGGCGGGCCTGCACACAGCACCAAGGGCCGGGGCCACTGCACTTCGCAGTGGCCCCGGCCCTTGGTGTGCGTGCTCCCGGTCCCGCTTCCGCTCCGTCCGGACCGTCCAGGTCCGCCCCGTGCGGCCGGTCGGACACCCAACCCCTCAGCCGGTCAGCGGTGGATCCTGGCGACGGGCGGCCGGCGGCTCGTCGTGGATCACCTCGCCCGGCACGACCTTGCCGTCCGGCCGGTGCATCCGGGCCTGTTGGAAGGCGTCGCCGAACGACCCGGGCGCATACGACGCCCGCCTGTTCAGCAGCTTCTCGGCGCGGCGCTGGATCAGCTTCCCGGTCGGCGGGAAGAGGCAGAGCAGCCCCAGCAGGTCGGAGAGCAGGCCCGGCACCATCAGCAGCAGGCCGCCGGCCATCGGGAGCGTATTGCCGCTGCCGGAGCGGCCGTTGCGGGACGGGGCGGGCTCGGCCGGGTCCGTCGGGCCGCCCCGCTGAAGGCTCTCGGTGAGGTTCTGCCAGGCGCGGCGGCCGGCCCGCTTGACCACCCAACCGCCGGCGACCACCCCGGCGACCAGCAGCAGGAAGACGGTCAGGCCGTTGGTGGCCCCGGCAACCAGGGTCAGCAGCCAGATCTCCAGCACCACCCAGGCGGCGACGCCCAGCGGCACGAACCGGCGGGCGCGCGAACGCTGGGGCGGACGGGGACTCGGCGACGGCGTGCCTGTGAACGTCATGACTCAAGTGTGCCTGGCCGGCCCTCGGCGCCTGCCGGGGACCACGGGACGCGGTACACCCGGGACTCCGGGCTCAGCGCCCGCGGAACTTCTCCACCCGCGAGCCGACGCCCCATGCGGTGACCCGCCACAGCGCCTCGACCACGATGTCCCGGTTCATCTTGCTGTCGCCGTGCTCCCGCTCGACGAAGGTGATCGGGACCTCGACGACGTGGTAGCCGGCCTGGACCGCGCGGCGGGCGAGGTCGACCTGGAAGCAGTAGCCCTGCGAGGACACCTCGTCCAGACCCAGGCCCTGGAGGGTCTGCGCGCGGAAGGCGCGGAAGCCGCCGGTGATGTCCCGCAGCGGCAGGTCCAGCACCAGCCGGGAGTAGGTGCTGCCGCCGCGGGAGATGAACTGGCGGTACTTGGGCCAGTTCACGGTGCGGCCGCCGGGCACCCAGCGCGAGCCGAGGACGAGATCGGCGCCCTTGAGGGCGGTGAGCAGCCGCGGCAGCTCCTCGGGCTGGTGCGAGCCGTCGGCGTCCATCTCGACCAGGACGCCGTAGCCGTTGTCGATGCCCCAGCGGAAGCCGGCGAGGTAGGCGGCGCCCAGCCCTTCCTTGCCCTTGCGGTGCAGGACGTGGACGTGTTCGTCCTCGGCGGCGAGTTCGTCGGCGAGCTTGCCGGTGCCGTCGGGACTGTTGTCGTCCGCGACGAGGACGTGCGCCTCCGGGACGGCGGACCGCACCCGCGAGACGACCGGCTTGATGTTCTCCGCCTCGTTGTACGTCGGGATGATCACCAACGTGGTGCCGAGCGGACCGTATTGCCGCTGACCGTCTGTCACTGCTGCCCCTTCTCGTCCTTCGTACGCCCGCGCCGGCCGACGATCACCGCGGCGGCACAGGACAGAAGGCCCACGATAGCGAGCGCCCACTCAGGTGCCGCACCGACGCGGTCGGCGAGCGTCGTTTCGTCCCGCAGCGGTATCCGTGCCGAGACCACGCCCTGGGTGAACTCCGGGATCCGGTGGGTGATCCTGCCGTCCGGGGCAACCACCGCACTGATGCCGCTGGTGGCCGCGGTGACCACGGCCCGGCCGTGCTCGACGGCGCGCAGCTTGGACATCGCCAGCTGCTGCTCGGGCTGGCCGGTGCGCCCGTAGGTGGCGTTGTTGGTCTGGATCACCAGGGCCCGGGCGCCGGCGCCCACGGTGTCGTGCACGATCTCGTCGTAGGCGACCTCGAAGCAGATCACGTCGCCGAGCCTGGCGGGGCCGACATTGAGCAGGCCCGTGTGGTCGCCGGGGTAGAAGTCCCGCGGCACCCGCTGGAAGCGGGTGATGATCTTGCTGAGCTGCTCCCGGAAGGGCACGTACTCGCCGAACGGCACCGGGTGCTGCTTGGTGTACGAGGCGCCGGGACCCTTCTTCGGGTCCCACACGATGCCCTCGTTGAACACGTAGCCCTTCTTGGAAGGGTGGTCGACGAGGGCGCCGACGAGCACCGGCACGCCGATGGCCTTCACCGCCTCGTCGATCCGGTCGTACGCCTGCGGGTACTGGAACGGGTCGAGGTCGGAGGAGTTCTCCGGCCAGATGACCAGGTCGGGCTTCTTGGCCCGGCCGGCCTTGATGTCGGCGGCCAGCTTCTCGGTGGCCGTCGCGTGGTTGTCGAGGATCTTCATGGGCCGCCCCAGGAAGTCCATACCGGCCTGCTGGACGTTGCCCTGGACCACGGCGATGTCGACGGTGTCGTCGGCCTTCGTCGGGACGGGGACGAGCAGGCCGGCCAGGGTCACCGCGGCGGCCAGTCCGAACGCCTCCAGGGCGGTCACGGCGCGGCGCACCGTGCCGTTGCCGCGCAGCCCCCACAGGGCGGCTGCGCACGCGGCCAGCAGGGCACCGGCCAGCGCGACGGCGAAGGTCACCAGCGGGGCGCCACCGAGCGCGGCGAGCGGGGTGAACGGCGAGCCGGTGTTGGCGAACGCCAGCCGGCCCCACGGGAAGCCGCCGAAGGGGAGCCGGTCGCGGGCCCACTCCTGGGCCACCCACAGGCAGCCGGCCCACAGCGGCCAGGCCGGCAGCCGTGAGGTGACCGCGAGTCCCGCGCCGAGCAGCGCCACGAAGAGCGCCTCGGCGATCGAGAGGCCCACCACCGCGTCCCAGCCGACGACATGCAGCCACTTCAGCAGGATCAGGAAGAACGGCAGCCCGAACACCAGGCCCGTCCAGGCGCCCTGGCGAGCGGTCCGGCCCCGGGTGAGCAGCGACAGCGCGGCCACCGCCACCAGGGACAGCGGCCACAGGTCGTACGGCGGGAAGGCGAGGCCGAGCGCGACGCCGAAGACCACGGCCAGGCCGGTGCGCGGCGCCTCGCGACGCACGAGCGCCAGGAGCCGACGGGCACGGCCGGGGCGCCCGGCCGGGGCCGTGGAACCCGGCCGGGCGGACGGCACCGGGCCGTCGGGCGTGGTGCCGCTCACGGCTTCTTCGGTGGTGTCGGAACCCGATGGCACGGTCGCCGGGCCTTCCTGCAGGTCGGATGGGGCCCCTCCCGGCGCGTCGCGCGCGTGGCGGAAGGTGTGAGCTGACCGTACATCGGAAGACCCGCCGTGCGGATGCGGGGTGCACAAAAGGTGAAGGCCCCGCGAGGAGGGTGCGGCCGGTCCGCGACGGGGTGCGGATAGGGGCCCGGGCGCCCTTCGGGCCGACCTGGGACCCGCTGGCTGCGGGTCGACCGAGAGCCGTTGTCTACTGAGCGTCCGGGCCCCACCCGGGTCGCACCTGCCGACCGGGCGAGACGTCCCCTCGCCTCGTGTCGCTGGTGCTGGACCTGGCTCCCAGTGGCGGTGCGCCGGTGTGGCGTACCGCCCCATGGCCCAGCTGCGTTCGACGAGTGCGCGGAGGTCTCCCGGCCGGACGTCCTGTGGTGGACTCGGCCGAACCTACCGGCCGTCGACCGCCTGCTGTCAACAGGTGCCCGGCCTGCGTCGCTTTCGCGTCGCCCCAGGTCAGCCGAGGAGGGCCCTTGGCGGGCCGAGTAGCGGCAAGCACGGGCCGTCGGAGCACGTGCCTGCCTGATGTCACTCGTTCGGCCGTCCGAAGACCGTCCGGCCGCCGACGACCGTGCGCAGGCACACGGGGAGGTCGCGCCCGGGCGTGAGGTCGGGCAGGCCGGGGGTGCCGGAGCGGGGGTCGGTGGACCAGCGCTCCACCCGCTCGTCGGGCGCCTGGACGACCAGTTCCCCGGTGCGCCAGACCGCGTAGTCGGCGGGCGCGCCGGGCACCAGGACGCCCGCGTCGTCCCGGCCGATGGCCCGCCAGCCGCCGCGGGTGTGGGCGGTGAACGCGGCGCGGGCGGAGATGCCGTGGGCGCGGGTGCGGTGGAAGACCGCGGCGCGCACGGTGCCCCAGGGGTCGAGCGGGGTGACCGGGCTGTCGGAGCCCAGGGCGAGCGGCACCCCGGCCTTGAGCAGGGCGGCGTACGGGTTGAGGGTGGCGGCCCGCTCGGCGCCCAGGCGGGCGGCGTACATGCCGTCGGGGCCGCCCCAGGCCGCGTCGAAGGCGGGCTGGACGGAGGCGGTCAGGGCCAGGTCGGCGAAGCCGGCGACGGTGGCTTCGGTGAGCATCTCGGCGTGCTCGACGCGGTGCCGGGCGGCGCGGATCCGGGCGGTGCCCAGGCGCTCGGCGGCGGCCCGGACGCCGTCGACGACACTGCCGATCGCGGCGTCGCCGATGGCGTGGAAGCCGGCCTGCAGCCCGGCCTCGGTGCAGGCGGCGACATGGGCGGCGACCGCGTCGGTGTCGAGGTGGGCGGTGCCGGTGTGGCCGGGGAGGTCCGCGTACGGGGCGTGCAGATGGGCGGTGTGCGAGCCGAGCGAGCCGTCGACGAAGAGATCACCGGCCGCGCCGATCGCGCCGAGCTCACGGATCCGCTCGGCGTCCTTTGCGGATGCGACGGCCTCGGCCCAGTAGCCCACCACCCGCGGGCCGTTCGCCTCCCGTGCCAGGGCGAGCAGCGCCGTGAAGTCGTCCTCGCCGGAGATCTCCGGTCCGGCGCACTCGTGGAGGCTGCCGATACCGAGCGAGGCGGCGCGGGCCAGTGCGGCGGCCTGGGCCTCGGCGCGCTGGGCCGGGGTGAGGGTGGCGTACGCGGCGCGGCGCACCGCGTGGTGGGCGTCGCCGGTCAGCGGGGCGTCGGGGTGGAAACCGGACCGGTCGCGCATGCCGGGGACCAGGTCCAGCAGGGCCGTGGTGACGACCGCGGAGTGCACGTCGACGCGGGTGAGGTACAGCGGGCGGCCGCCGGTGGCCGCGTCCAGCTCCGGGCGGGACGGTGCCCGGCCCTCCGGCCAGGCGCTGGCGTCCCAGCCGTGCCCGAGCAGGACCCGGTCCGCGGGTCGGGCGTCGGCGTAGGCGCGCACCCGGGCCAGCGCGTCGGCGAGCGTGCCGGCGGCGGCCAGGTCGAGACCGGTGAGCGCGAGGCCGGTCGCGGTGGTGTGCACATGTGCGTCCGTGAACGCCGGGGTGACGAGCGCGCCGTCGAGCTGGACCACCTCGTCCACGCCGTCGGCGAAGGAGTCGGCCGCGCCCTCCTCACCGACCCAGGCGATGCGGTCCCCCTCCACGACCATGGCGGTGGCGAAGGGGTCCGCGGGGCTGTGCACCTCGCCGCCGCGCAGCAGGACGGTACGGGGCTGCGCCGGGTGCGGGTCGTGCTGCCGGTCGGGGGCGGGAATGTGCTCGCTCATACCGGACAGTTTGGCCCCTGCGCCCGGACCGGCGGCGCCCAGGGGGCCGTTCCCGGTCAGATCCGCGGCGGCCGGGCCTCGTACGGCGTGGACAGCACGACCGTGGTGCGGGTCGAGACACCGGCCAGCGTGCGGATGCGGGTGAGCAGGTGCTCCAGCTCCAGTGGCGTGGAGACCCGGACCTTGAGGATGTAGTTCTCGTCGCCGGCCACGCTGTGGCACGCCTCCAGCTCGGGGACCTCGGCGAGGCGGTCGGAGATGTCGTCCGGCGCGCTGGGGTCGAAGGGTTTGACCGAGATGAAGGCGGTGAGCGGCAGGCCCACGGCTTCCGGGTCGACGATGGCGGCATAGCCCCGGATGACACCGCGCTGCTCCAGGCGGCGCACGCGCTGATGCACCGCCGAGGTGGACAGGCCGGTGGCCTTGCCCAGGTCGGTGTAGCTCATCCGCCCGTCCTTGACGAGCAGATCCACGATTTGTCGGTCCAACTCCTCCACCCGCTCAACCTACTGCGCGCGGGCGCATGTGCGCACCGCGCGCCGGCTCGTGGGCACCCCCGCGCCGGGTTGTGTGACCAATGCCACACGGGTGAACCGCTGTCCGTGGACCGGCCGCGATTATGCGCGGGGCATGGAGGGAATTGCTGGTGGTGGCCGGGGCCGCCCGTCACAGGAAGTCAGCGGTCCGACCGGCCCACCCGAGGGGGATGGACATCATGCGACGCCTTCAGCAGGACCCCACTGCCGAGAACTTCAGCGACCAGGAGGGCGACAGTCCCGGCTTCCCCGGCGACGACGACGCGTTCGAGACCTTCGAGATCTACCGCGTGACCTGCCCTGACTGCCGTCAGCCGATCGCGCTGCTGGCCGACGAGGACACGCTCCCGGAGCATGCACTGTGCCCCACTCCCTGGAATCCGTTCGGCCTGACGGTGTGCCAGGGCTCCGGCCGCGCGGTGTCCGAGGCGCCGGAGACCGAGGACACCCTGGACGCCCAGGAGCAGGACGCGGCGATGCTGCTGACGCTGCCGGAGGGCCTCGACTGGCGCCGTCAGCCGTTCTCGCACATCGGCGGACCGGGCACCCGGCCGATCCGGGTGCCGCGGATGCGCCACGGCGCCTGAGTCCGGGCGCGTTCGTACGACGGCCGCTGCGGTCTCACCAGTAGCGGCCCTCGATCATCGCCTCCAGCGCGGCCCGGTGGAGGATCAGCCCATCGGCGTCGGCCGGCACGGGAACCTCTCCGAAGTGGACCTGGCGGTAGGCCACCCGCAACATGACGATGGCGTGCCGCACGGCCGCGTAGAGGGTGTGGAACTCCATGTCGCGCGGGGTGTGGCCGGTGAGCCGGGCATAGCGTGACTCGACCGCGTCCCGGCGCAGGAAGCCGGGCAGCCCCCACTCGCCGCCGGCTTCCGTGAGGTCCTGGAAGAAGCGGTGCAGGAACACCAGCCAGCCCAGGTCGAGTTCACGCGGCCCGAGGGCAGCCATCTCCCAGTCGAGCACCGCAGCCGGCTCGAAGCCGTCGTAGACGATATTGCCGATCCGGGCGTCACCCCAGGTGAGCACGGTCTCGCCGGGATCGTCCGGCCAGAGTTCGGCGAGCCGGGCGAAGCCGCGCTCGATGAGCGGTGAGCGCGGGCGGCCGTCAACCACCCATGCGTAGTAGGCACGTTGGGACGCGACGTGCCGGCGCAGGGCACCGCCCTGCCCGGTGGTGGCCAGGAAGCCGGCCGCGGCGAGCGGTACCTGATCGTGCAGTCGGG
The sequence above is a segment of the Streptomyces lydicus genome. Coding sequences within it:
- a CDS encoding MFS transporter → MQSTEAVTGVVEETAARRREQRGWYWYDWANSVYSTSVLTVFLGPYLTSVAKAAADADGFVHPLGIPVRAGSFYAYAVSASLVLSVLAMPLAGALADRTGRKKPLMGCCAYLGAGATTGMFFLAGERYLLGGALLIVANVSFVVSTMLYNSFLPQIAEPEERDAVSSRGWAFGYAAGALVLVADLALYGAHDSFGISEGTAVRICLASAGLWWGAFSLIPLRRLRDRRAAAEAPAAAGGAAPVQGWRQLRETLRGMRRHPLTLSFLLAYLLYNDGVQTVITQASVYGSEELRLDQSTLITAILLVQVLAAAGALLMGRLARRYGAQRTILGSLVAWTLTLAAGYFLPAKAPVWFFALAVGIGLVLGGSQALSRSLFSHLVPRGKEAEYFSAYEMSDRGVSWLGPLVFGVAYQLTGSYRDAIVSLVAFFVVGFVLLARVPVSRAIAAAGNPVPDRI
- a CDS encoding RNA polymerase-binding protein RbpA — protein: MSERALRGTRLVVTSYETDRGIDLAPRQAVEYACQNGHRFEMPFSVEAEIPPEWECKVCGAPSLLVDGDGPEEKKGKPARTHWDMLMERRTREELEEVLAERLAVLRSGTMNIAVHPRDTNRKSA
- the fxsA gene encoding FxsA family membrane protein, which translates into the protein MTFTGTPSPSPRPPQRSRARRFVPLGVAAWVVLEIWLLTLVAGATNGLTVFLLLVAGVVAGGWVVKRAGRRAWQNLTESLQRGGPTDPAEPAPSRNGRSGSGNTLPMAGGLLLMVPGLLSDLLGLLCLFPPTGKLIQRRAEKLLNRRASYAPGSFGDAFQQARMHRPDGKVVPGEVIHDEPPAARRQDPPLTG
- a CDS encoding polyprenol monophosphomannose synthase, with product MTDGQRQYGPLGTTLVIIPTYNEAENIKPVVSRVRSAVPEAHVLVADDNSPDGTGKLADELAAEDEHVHVLHRKGKEGLGAAYLAGFRWGIDNGYGVLVEMDADGSHQPEELPRLLTALKGADLVLGSRWVPGGRTVNWPKYRQFISRGGSTYSRLVLDLPLRDITGGFRAFRAQTLQGLGLDEVSSQGYCFQVDLARRAVQAGYHVVEVPITFVEREHGDSKMNRDIVVEALWRVTAWGVGSRVEKFRGR
- the lnt gene encoding apolipoprotein N-acyltransferase; protein product: MPSGSDTTEEAVSGTTPDGPVPSARPGSTAPAGRPGRARRLLALVRREAPRTGLAVVFGVALGLAFPPYDLWPLSLVAVAALSLLTRGRTARQGAWTGLVFGLPFFLILLKWLHVVGWDAVVGLSIAEALFVALLGAGLAVTSRLPAWPLWAGCLWVAQEWARDRLPFGGFPWGRLAFANTGSPFTPLAALGGAPLVTFAVALAGALLAACAAALWGLRGNGTVRRAVTALEAFGLAAAVTLAGLLVPVPTKADDTVDIAVVQGNVQQAGMDFLGRPMKILDNHATATEKLAADIKAGRAKKPDLVIWPENSSDLDPFQYPQAYDRIDEAVKAIGVPVLVGALVDHPSKKGYVFNEGIVWDPKKGPGASYTKQHPVPFGEYVPFREQLSKIITRFQRVPRDFYPGDHTGLLNVGPARLGDVICFEVAYDEIVHDTVGAGARALVIQTNNATYGRTGQPEQQLAMSKLRAVEHGRAVVTAATSGISAVVAPDGRITHRIPEFTQGVVSARIPLRDETTLADRVGAAPEWALAIVGLLSCAAAVIVGRRGRTKDEKGQQ
- a CDS encoding amidohydrolase, with protein sequence MSEHIPAPDRQHDPHPAQPRTVLLRGGEVHSPADPFATAMVVEGDRIAWVGEEGAADSFADGVDEVVQLDGALVTPAFTDAHVHTTATGLALTGLDLAAAGTLADALARVRAYADARPADRVLLGHGWDASAWPEGRAPSRPELDAATGGRPLYLTRVDVHSAVVTTALLDLVPGMRDRSGFHPDAPLTGDAHHAVRRAAYATLTPAQRAEAQAAALARAASLGIGSLHECAGPEISGEDDFTALLALAREANGPRVVGYWAEAVASAKDAERIRELGAIGAAGDLFVDGSLGSHTAHLHAPYADLPGHTGTAHLDTDAVAAHVAACTEAGLQAGFHAIGDAAIGSVVDGVRAAAERLGTARIRAARHRVEHAEMLTEATVAGFADLALTASVQPAFDAAWGGPDGMYAARLGAERAATLNPYAALLKAGVPLALGSDSPVTPLDPWGTVRAAVFHRTRAHGISARAAFTAHTRGGWRAIGRDDAGVLVPGAPADYAVWRTGELVVQAPDERVERWSTDPRSGTPGLPDLTPGRDLPVCLRTVVGGRTVFGRPNE
- a CDS encoding Lrp/AsnC family transcriptional regulator, with translation MEELDRQIVDLLVKDGRMSYTDLGKATGLSTSAVHQRVRRLEQRGVIRGYAAIVDPEAVGLPLTAFISVKPFDPSAPDDISDRLAEVPELEACHSVAGDENYILKVRVSTPLELEHLLTRIRTLAGVSTRTTVVLSTPYEARPPRI
- a CDS encoding phosphotransferase family protein, which translates into the protein MSAAPRPRTTTRDPEDLTRRLTAWLGTRLPGARAIAVGVPASNGMSSETLLFDIDHPRPPAPGVPVSCALRLAADPAAYTVFPRYDMARQFRTMRLVAEHTDLPVPRTLWLEEDPAHLGAPFFVMARVAGRVPPDVMPYTYAGSWLHDATDAERAHLEAASVSVLARLHDQVPLAAAGFLATTGQGGALRRHVASQRAYYAWVVDGRPRSPLIERGFARLAELWPDDPGETVLTWGDARIGNIVYDGFEPAAVLDWEMAALGPRELDLGWLVFLHRFFQDLTEAGGEWGLPGFLRRDAVESRYARLTGHTPRDMEFHTLYAAVRHAIVMLRVAYRQVHFGEVPVPADADGLILHRAALEAMIEGRYW